The sequence TCAACGCGAGGGCCGATCCCCCGATGGGATCTAAATCAGTTGACGATGCGCCTCAACTGAGGCTTACTGAACGGGATTGGGATCGTGCGCGAGAGGATCCTTGTCGCTGTACCACACGGCAAGGTAGATGAAATTGGCAAACTTGTCAGACGTGGCTGCATGAACCTCTTGATCGACGTTCCCGCATTTGGGATGACTCCTGAATTTCTTTATCAGCTCATCCTCGACTTCAATTACATTGGCACCGCTTTCGGTCTCATATAGCGCCACGATACTGTTGCAGCCGTGTTTAGTCTTTGCGGCGTCCAGGTCTATAGAACGTCCGACACAGAACTCTTCAACCATGTCGTCCGAAACGACGTTTTCGATTGTATGAACAAGGATTGGGATTACCCGGTTTGGACGCCCTTTTAGAGGAGCCGACATTTCCACACGCTCTCCGACATTTTCCATCGGTAATCTACTGTTTTGAGACACTTAGTGCAACAAGCGTCGGCGTCCTATTCTAAACCGAGTCAGTGGTTGCGGTTCCATGAAATTGTCAGCATTATTCGGCATTCTCTTACATTCGCCGGACAGAAGATCTGTTTTTATCCTAATGCCCTTCCTAGGTCGTCCGATTATTCTCTTTGACAACAGAGGAATCTTTCGTAAGTCTCCGCCACTGCACAATTGAGGATTAATCAAAAGGACTTCTCGTGAATAACATACCAGGACTTCTTCGACTCCTTGAAATAATAAGAACTCCCGTTTGTCAGCCGAGTGGAATTCTTATTTCTACGACAGTCCCGGTTGTATCGCCGCTGGTAATCGTTATATCGCCCTTGTGCTGTTCAACGATCCGTTTTGATATTGATAGTCCGAGTCCACTTCCCTTCACATCACTGCCCCGGGTCTTTGCGGCCCTGTAGAACCTGTCGAAAACGCGCGGGAGCTCCTCCTGACTGATCCCAACTCCGTTGTCTTTTACGGTAACGACCGCGGATGAGGTTTTGTCATCAATCGCCGTCGTCACTACGATCTGTCCGCCGCGGGGGGTGTATTTAACGGCATTTTCAATGACGTTTGATAATGCGCGCTGCAGAAGTTCCCGATTTGCATACACACATATCGCATTTTCAAAATTAGTATTAACCGAAATCTTCTTGCGATTCACGACTGGCGCGTGGATATCCATTGCTCCTTTCACGATCGGATCGAGCGGCATGCTTGAAAAGGTAGTCTCGGTCGATTCGAGCCTGGAGAGATAAATGAGATCGATTGCAAGTCTTGATGCGTACTCTACCTCGGACATGAGTTGGCGTAGATTGTCGGCTTCCTCCCGAGTGATGCCCGGTTTCATAAGGAGCATTTCTATCTCGGCCTGGATGACTGTAAGAGGAGTTTTGAGTTCATGCGACGCGTCCTGCAGAAAATTCCTCTGAGAGTCCATGAGTGATCTGATCCGAAGTGAAAGAGAATTGAAGGATGCCCCCACTCTTTCAATTTCATCGCCAGTATGAGGAACCTCGAGGCTCGAAAGCTGTCTATCGGTACTCATCCGATCGATCTGGCTTGCGATTCTTTCGAGGGGTCGTAGCGCCTTTCTTGCAATGATCACCGATCCGATTCCAACAATCAGTATCGTGATGGGAGCTAGGATAAGCGCAAGTCCCCGAACCGTTCCGACCGAATCCTCTGCGGAGGTTCTGGACGCAAGGGCGATCACGGTGCCTTGAGTGCTATCGGTGATTTCAAATTCAGAACTTGCTGAAACAAAATCTCGTCCCTTTATTTGGAGCAAGTGCTTCTTGCGCGCCCTGGAAATCACAGCGAGAGAATCGTTATCGTTGATTGAGAGGATTTCCTCTCCCCGGGCATTCAGAATCCCAACCCGGATCACACCGATTTTGTTTTCGAAAGGAGTGATTGTCTCCGCGACATCCTCTCTTACGTCCTCAATATCACCTATCGTCGTTCGAGCTGCGAGGCGGTTTGCGATGCTGCTCGCGGCGGATTGAAGGGTCACTTCGATCGAACCAAATGTGTATCTCTCATATACCTCAGTGAGGACAAGTGACACTGACGCGATCACGGCCGCGAACGACACTGTCACGTAGAGGGCCACTCTGTATCTGATGGGAAGCTTCATTCTTCGTCGAAGATCGTATACCCCACTCCGCGTACCGTTCGGATAATTCTTCTACCGGATTTCCCCTCGATTTTCTTTCTGATCAATTTGATGAAAGAGTCAACCACGTTGCTCCTTGGGTCGAAATTCA comes from Candidatus Kryptoniota bacterium and encodes:
- a CDS encoding HAMP domain-containing sensor histidine kinase, whose product is MKLPIRYRVALYVTVSFAAVIASVSLVLTEVYERYTFGSIEVTLQSAASSIANRLAARTTIGDIEDVREDVAETITPFENKIGVIRVGILNARGEEILSINDNDSLAVISRARKKHLLQIKGRDFVSASSEFEITDSTQGTVIALASRTSAEDSVGTVRGLALILAPITILIVGIGSVIIARKALRPLERIASQIDRMSTDRQLSSLEVPHTGDEIERVGASFNSLSLRIRSLMDSQRNFLQDASHELKTPLTVIQAEIEMLLMKPGITREEADNLRQLMSEVEYASRLAIDLIYLSRLESTETTFSSMPLDPIVKGAMDIHAPVVNRKKISVNTNFENAICVYANRELLQRALSNVIENAVKYTPRGGQIVVTTAIDDKTSSAVVTVKDNGVGISQEELPRVFDRFYRAAKTRGSDVKGSGLGLSISKRIVEQHKGDITITSGDTTGTVVEIRIPLG